One Heteronotia binoei isolate CCM8104 ecotype False Entrance Well chromosome 3, APGP_CSIRO_Hbin_v1, whole genome shotgun sequence genomic window, ggatggaggttccccacccatgGATTAGGGGAAAGAGGCACTTCCTGTACCCCGAGTTTGGCTCATATGAGGCAGACATATTGGAGCAGTGCAAGCACCTTTCCTCCTCCACATACAAATAACATCTTTTGTGAAGTAGACACTCTTCCCAGAAGCCTCTATTGCCTAAATTTGCAATTTGGCCTTTACTAGTAAGACAAATTGTTCACCTCAGGACATCATGCATACAGATTCTCCAGTGAAACATCCATTTCACACACGGTAtttgtaatggcaaaccaccccgtaaaaagtctgctgtgaaattgtcgtgatgcaacatcacctccgagttggaaacaactggtgcttgcacaggggactatctttactttttttaaaattaagtgtGTAGTTGAGGACTCACAGTATTCTTCCTTCCTGCAACTGAGTGCCCACCTCAGGAAGTGTATGAACAGCTGTGTCTTTACGATTCACATGTTCAGTTTTATTGACAGAAGAACCAAATCCCATCTTCCCTTCTCTGTTGTAGATCCTTCCAACACTCCAAAATCTGAGTGTTCCTTGGGAACAGTATGGGAAGATAGCACTGTAGGATACATCTCCATGGGGAAATCTAGGGAAATTGTGGGACACTCCCACCATGCTTGATCAATGGTGCCTTCTGCTCACGCAAGACCACCTTAAAGTTCAACCCATAGTGTTTTTGTCCACTAGAACAGACAAGTTACAAAGCCTAGAATTGTCacccttatctttttttttattactgTGAACCACTGGTGTGCTAATCGACTCAGGAGAAGTTTGAATCAGGGCCTCCCAGGTGATATTAGCAATATCACACTGGCTCATTAGAATTTAAATTGCTGGTATTCCTTcaacaaatttaaatcactaatCTAGATTATAGGTGTAGTAAAGGAAGACACTGTTTTAAACAGGACATTTATTCAATAACCTGTGATTATAGTGAGTACATTTGGGAGAAATAATATACTTTTCTTGCATTTAAAAAACAGATTCAACAATGGATGGATGATTAAGATTGGAAGGGGCCTTGATTATTTTAAGAAACCACAGGTGAGGTTTatttgttttttcaccttataaTGTATTTGAACAGTTatactttttaaacaaaaacttGTTTTCTACAGGGTCGTTTTTGCCTTGGGTACTGTGATCTTGATTTGAGACCATGTCATGAAACTACTGTGGATGTCTTTCATATGAAGCATACAAAGAAAACATGATTTTATATTCTTAATccaattttttttactgtttttgttTTCAGATATGAGCTATTTTATTCCACTGCGCCTAGTGTTGAGTTTTCTAAAATGTTTCTAGTAACTATACATATTCAAGAGAATGTCTAATGAAAGTGTGTATTTGCCAGATGTGTGTGGCATGTTCTCTATGAACTCCATCTGGAACTTTTGAGCTCATTTgaagtaaaaaaaccccactattCCAGTTTGCTTGCTTGTGGTAGAGCACCATGTTTTCTTACTTCATGGACAGTAAATGGGAAAATGTTTAAAGTATAACATGATACATGCAGAGAAAATGTGTGTTTAGCTTGAAGAACTTTTTCCTCCCACTTTGTCCAGCTCACCAGTTAAGATCTACCTCACCAGCCCTGTTCTTTGTGCCTTCAGGTGTGAAGTGGGTAGCAGCCAGAGACCACCTTTTTCAAAAATGGCACCTCACCTCATGCCTACATTGCTTTCTTTTGTGTCTGTTCACCTAGCCTAGAAACTGTTATGTTACTtccagtgtgtgtgtttttatgatCTATGTTTTTATGGTGGGATAGGTTTTAATGCAGGATTTTAATTAATATAATTTTGTAAGCTGCTGTGGGCACTCCTGGAAGAGGTGGCATAAAATAAGATTCTTTAAAGTTTCCACCATAGCTATTTGCACTGTTGAAGAGGTAAGCTACATTTGAACTAAAAAGGGCTCATCTCTTCATCATGGTGGCAGCTTAAAAAGAAATCCTTCTGATAGCAGTTGCATTATAATAGACAGACTTCAGGAAAGTGCAATTCAAATTTGGTGGTTCCTGGACTCCAATTCTGGATCTACTGAGCTAAGGCAATAAGTGTTAGAACTTGCAAAGTTTGAAAAACCAGGGAACCCTTCAGTGCAATACTAAGTAAGAGCAGCTGAAGAAATAGAATGGCAGTTTACTAAAGAAAGCTGAAAATGGGAGGTACGTCTGCTAAATGAAGCAGAAACTTCTGCTAAAACAGCCTGTCAAGTATTAACCCTTGGAAGAAACTACAAGATTATGGCACCTATACTACATGGTGGTTTTTAGCCTCCAAGTAGGCAACCTACAGTGATGGCCTACGGTCTAAAGGAGTATTCCACAGAGGTAGTTTCTGCTCAATTGAGACCTGGAGACATATGCCTGAGCTTCAAGCTAGCAAACAAACAGGTGGAGATGCAAAAGCTTTACTTTAAATGCTATTATATCATGTGTTAAACCTGCTACTCAAGGTCCCACTTTTATATCCACCTTAAAGCACCCTCTTGGTGGAACTATTAGGACATACTAATTGAGTACTGATCTGTTCTGCTGGTATAATCATCGGGTGCAAGAAACTGTCTGCCAATAAAAGGCTCTTTGCTGGTAAaggaggctcctgcagctgcagaATGCTCATTGCACTAGTGCCAGTTGAATGGACTAGTAGAATCTAATTTATCAGTTTAATACGGAAGCTAAATGATTGTAGCAGAACTTGGTTTTGAGTAAATTTATTTAGGATCACACCTGGAGACTAAGCCAGTGTGCCTGACAAGCAATACATAGTATGACATGCTTCAGATGCATGCTATGTCTCATTAGATTTACATTCCTAAacggagttacacccttctaatcccactgactttagtggacttagaaaggtgtaactgcaTATGGACAGCACTAAGTGGGTCTAATTGGAAGTAAATTCAGTGTATTTAGCTCATGTCCAGGAAAGTTTTCTCAGGGCTGCAGCCTTAAAAGTACAATTTTGTTCTGTTATTCCAATCCAAGCCCAAATAGTTATGCAAGTCTGCACAGAATGGCATTGATATCTAATGAGTGAAACATTTGTCTAAAAATGTTCGGTATGAGTTCttcagtgttgtttttttttcacttgtcctttttattattatttttgtaagCTGTTACAAGAAGTCCTTTGAGTTGATCAGCATGATATTAAATGacagaaatgaataaataaagaaaagttgCAGGCAGGGATGATAATTATCCCATTATGATAAATgtgaaacctgaaatctttaacacTTGCTTGAAATAACTTAAACTGAACTAATAAAcgacttatttttaaaaagggaattggATTGTCTAAATTCATTCTTAAATACTTGTTGCATAACCAACATTGCTATCTTATATCTCTCTTCTTCATCCCTCCAAATCTTGTACTAGAGCAAGCTTGATAATGGCATGGCAGTGATTGAGCAGTTTCTTATCAAGGCAGTCACATTAGTGTTAACACTTTTTCACATAACAGATTCCATTTGCTATATAATTTGTAATCTGTACACGTTCTCAGCAAAGCATTTGCTGCGGCTGTAGTTTCGCTTGGACAGAACTTGCTGCCAATAAGGTTGTCCTTCAGTTTACAGCACATCATTGGTGGCAGCCATTGCGGAGGCACATCAATGTCAAGTGTTTCAATTTTGCCATTCTTTATGTCCATATTTATCTTTATGTCAAAGCAAGATTGTTCATCTACTATGTTCAAGCATTTGCTAATACTGAACTTGGGTGTTTTACCGTAGATCCACTCCCAGGCTTGTAGTTCCTTTGCTTTATTATTAATTCCAGGAAACTCCTTTTCATCAGCTGGATTTATTACAGTGATACAGTTATCAGCATGATAGTGTGTAGCATACTCTTCAGCAATGGCATCCATGAGCATCTCACAAGTTAAAGTAGGGTCTTCTTCCAAGAGGTTTTTCACTAAGGCTGGGACACTTGGTGTAGCATTGCTTTTTATCCCATTGTAAGGACTTTTCAGTACAGATGACAATATATGTTTGTTGGTATTGCAGAGCAAGGTGCAGTGGTGGTAAGCTACAGTCCTTCCGAGCTTTGCAGCAGTGCCCgagattttaaaaatctcatttaaTAAGAGGTCACATCTTGCAGTAGCCTGCACATCTAATTGTGGGCGTAGGGATTTTAAAGCTTTAACAACCAGTCTTAAATTTTCCATTCTTTCATATTTTTTCCTGGTTGTAAAGAAAGTCAGGTTGATGTTTCCTAGATCGTGATAAACTGTTCCTCCTCCACTCCTTCTCCTGGCTAGTTTTATTCCCTTCTGACGCATCATTTTGAGATTACATTCCTGCCAAGGATTCTGATGTCTGCCTATCACTACAGCAGAAGAATTTCTCCATAGGAAAAGAATTTGTCTGTTCTCCAAGTCAAGGGTATCATGGATCCAGTCTTCTAAAGCCAAATTCTGATATACGTCCTGGGAAACAGACTGCAAGATCAGTCCTCCTTTTGGTGCCCATTTGAAACCAGCAGCTGGAATCTTGAGAACATAGTGTAACTGGAAACACTTTTTCAGGGATGACTGGATTGTCATGTTTTAGCGTAATAGAAGTACTGAACATCAATCAGATTCAGCCCAGTCCACTACTACTTCAGTACAAACATATCATTTCAAATAGCCCACAAAACTATTCTGTTACATCAGATGATAATATGAAATATTTCTTCTGGTAAGTGGACATGATCTAGTGATGCAGAAATTCCCTGTTCTACTTTTATTGCAGAGAGCCTAGGAGAAAAAATGTAGTGTTACTTGATTATCCCCAGACAGTTTGATATATAAAATGATTGGTTTTTATGGCTGTTATTTTAACACATCAAGATGTAACAAATCCAGTCAACCACCAATTCTCAACAATATGCCTAACAGAAAATAGGAAAAGACATATATGTAAATATaacatgtagaagaagaaaaaaaattatagtaAATTCTACCTCTTTCAGGGACCAATCTTTAAAAGCAAGTCTTAATTTCTGTCAAATGGGTCTTACTTCCAGGAAAAAATTTTTAGAATTATAGCCTTAGGCTCACAAAGCAAAATGTTACAAGGAAAATACCCTGTATAACTATATAGGTTCACAAAAATTCTGCAGTAATAGCATTCCAAAAGTCAAGAAAGGGTTTCCATCCTCAAATTATAATCTCACATTTGTTACTAATTCTGTTAGTGTGGACTAGCATCTgaaagactcaggtttgaatatCTGCTCTGCCGtagaagctcagtgggtgaccttgggtcagtcacacactctcaacatacctcacagggtgctgtgaagataaaatggagaagaggagaatgataaaCTAGCTTGGGTTCCTGTGGGAGAGAACACAAATTAACTAAATATGCTATATTTTGACAATTCAAATAACTTGAGCTCTTCTAGCTCTCGGCTATGTTCATGTTAGCAATTGTCAGCATATCTAAAGCCCATTGCTCTGTACTTTAAAGGAACAGAATCCAGTAAGATATCAAGCACTACTACTTTGGGGATTTTTAGAATATTCAGTTTAGTTATGCAGAATACATTTGTTTCTTTACTAGAAAATGTAAGGACATAACCATCACGAGTCTATAGTTATCATCTAAGGCTCCACATTTCCAACACATGCATTTCTATGTTTTTGTAATCTCAGTTTGTGGAGAGACGTACCACAAATATAACACCTTATAATAATTTTCTATCATGCTAAGACTCAGGGAAAGCCACCCCCAACAATAACAGTACTCATTATTTAAAATTGTATACATAAGTATTTTCtctcatttaaaaagaaaaactgcCTGATATGTAGAAATTATTTGCAGAAAGCCTAAATAAAGAGCAGATACCAGACCTTTAGTTTTTTCCTAAAGAAAAGGTTTGTTAATTCTGTACAAATGTGTGACAATATGCAAGgtgatttcccccccttcccccgtgaAACAAAAGGGAATGGTGTTGCCAGAGCCCCCTAGCCCAGCCCTGTTGCTCTGGCATAGAGAAAACTCTATGAATGCGAATTAGATCACTGAATGGGAATTTACAGGAGTGGAAAGGGCCATGGCCTCCTCACCTAATGGAGGACCAAAgagctgggggggcggggtttgctaTTGTGCACCTCTTTGTCGGCCATACCTCACCCAAGCCAGCAGGGCAAAGGCAGGTACTGCTATGCTTCTCTCCAGACACGCTACACTTCCTGTATCTGTGCTCTTCTTCACTAGGCTGGACAGGTGAGGTCAACAAAGAGTGGAGCATGGCATACTATGTGCCTGCCAGCAGACTTAAGTCATGCACTCCTGTGCCCATGCACCTCACCAGCCAAACTGTTTCTGGGCCAGCGCAGGACAAAACTGAGCACGCACTGTGCCCATGTTTTTCACCTTAGGCTGAAGGTCTACGCCGCTGTGCCTGTGCTCGTCCTCACCAGCTGCACTGCGCCAGAACATGGTGAAGCCAGATGCCATCGTGTTTCTCTCCGCTGGCCGCAGTGCATTGGGGCTGGAGAAGTTCGTGCGCTGCTAGCACAGAGTTAAGCCAGGCACCTGCGGTGTCCACGCTCCTCTTTGCTGGCCTGAGCAAGAAGACGCGTAAGCACAGTGGCTCCCAACTTCGTCCAGTTCCACCACTATCTGTACTCACCAGCCCCACATCTTGGGTGAGCGGGgcttacatatacatatatagtaGACTGCACTTCAGTTTTAGGGACGATGGTTCATGTTCTGAGGATAATGAAGGACATACAAAAGCTGGCACAAAAGTTTCGGGCAGAAAACAAGTGGGCTGGTAAAAAAGTAAATCTACCAAGCACGCGATTGTCCTTTCCCGGCTGCTGTTCCAGGGGAATTCTACCATAGAGTACCATGGAAGGAAAGAGAGGTGACACTTTACCAGCTTCTCTTGGTGTGCCTGGCTTCTCAGTCCTGAAAATCGGGTCCTTTGCCCTGGTGAGGTGTGCTGTGCCTGTCCACGAAATAAGGCGGATCGTTAACTACAGCCATAGAGTTACAGAAACTAGACTGACGGTCTAGTGTTTTCAAACACCGCTCCGAGTATGCACAATGGAATTCGCTCTTAAGTTCCTTTTCAGAACGTTTCCGCTGGAGAAAAGTAAAAtgacccctccacacacacaagcCTGCTAGCTTCTAATCACTTTGCTCTCAGCTCtgtggtgggtgggagggaggaggaggagcctcagtcgcCCCCCTTCGCCTCTTTCCTTTGGAAAGCGTTTGTTTCCTTGGCGACTAACAACTGCAAAAGACTCCGGAGGTGAGACTGAAGAAGTTCTGTTCTTTAATTATTTTGATTTCCTGCCCTGTGAGATAGTAAAACGATTAAATCATAATCATCTTGCCTTCAGTTTTAAATTAAACGTTTGTAAATgtgccagtttttaaaaagacttaatatagtacaggggtgtccaaacttttaatgcaagagccatatagaataaatgtcagatgtttgagagtcgcaagacatgaacatcacacGTTTGAGAGccggaggaaggatggaagggagggaaagagggatagatggggaaggagggtggaaagaaagcaactttaacttttaatgtgttctccaagctgccagctggcttgaagtgatttaaagagacaaatgccttctccaagccagccgatgggtcagtggggcttcgagagccatacgTGGCTCAGGCCcaggttgtcaggtccaactcaaggaatatctggggactttgtagttggagccaggagcaaggttgtgacaagcatgactaaactccaaagggatttcttgccatctcatttaaaggaaccgccttccctccatttggaaatactggaggacTGGCGCACTTACTTTGGGGGcacatagaactggatccccggtccaatctttttaaatcttgggtttgtttgtttgagaggcaccagatgctatgctgaaatattggtgcctctacctaaaaaaacagccccctcccagaaacccacagatcaactttccattttaccctatagcaggggtggggagcctccgtcccgagggccatatgtggccctcgaggtcgcttggtgtggccctcggggattgctgggctgaaccaagcCGTATGGCAGCCTttctgggacctggctggccagcgaggattgtggggcccagccgcgctatgcagcagcctccccagggccaggcagggatcacagggcccagatgtactgtgcggcagcctccctggggcctggctggctggccagaattgctgcagggcctggaaaagttactgtcacagttcagtttgcacttgattatcccagatggtgtagcctaatatgctaatgagtgtgtgacctaatatgttaatattagaggatgtggtctaatatgctactgagttcctgctgggctttttctacaaaaaagccctggacctatgcatttgcctagggcggctggccgtgtgtgtgtgtgtgccagattaggctctcccttcatgacttcaaatagaaaaacaattagggtttgtagaatctttcgggctcaagtgccgtgttctactggagaaagttttccttccagacgtttcattctcagctgcggagaacatcctcagtggcgttgcagccggagcaggagctctgaccttcttggctgctgtgcattgaaaaacaattatttgcattaattttgctggcctgaatcattctctcttggtggagcactgttttttaagttgatcatttttatggcccacaaatgatattataaatgtccatatggcccttggcagaaaaaaggttccccacccctgccctatgggaaccgatctccatagagtataatggagtacccagcagagatttccctccccccaccactgctCTGTAATAACCcttaagtggggggaggacctccaaactgggggttcctctgctcccaactggggattaaaaCAGCACAACCagagttatagtgaccaaataactaagaatgtattgaaacaaaatcatacaaatatgttcaatagcaatagcaataacaatcctccaaaagtttcacagttccctcaaaggagtcccaatgaacaggagatcgacttgattattcctgcttcgaatcctcttctagcatagggtgctccaaccACATATTTCAACCGACGGCAAAACCTCAGAGAAAATATCGAAgagtttctgatgcatcaataagttgTAAAAAGCTGCAAACCctacaagattctttttcagtgcatccaaagactgcacatagaattcccaatgggcaaatgggacagaaagtctccagtaagatttcaaaatggcactaaactccaaaaggttcagccaggaaaaattgaaggaagcaggaaaagaggaagacccaatatgaGAAGGATTGACTCAATAAGTGAAGCCATGGCATTCAATTTGCAAGACCGGAGAATGGTTGCTAATGATACAATGTTTTGGAGAATGTTAATTCataggggtcaccataaatcagaagtgacttgatggtacttctctctcacacacactccttCGAGGTAACCTATGCTATCCCTTGGCTCAAAATCTTGTTTTTTCTAATTGCTCCAAAGATAAATACAAATTCAGCTGTAGCCGAGGTGAAATTGATGCTGGAGACGCTCcgtgtccctcttttttgaaaattgtgtaaaaaatccatataattgaatcaatattggtcccaggtctgatgaagactggaaagaaacaagtacttaatcgattggcttgtcaccacactactttgggacttgaatatacatgttttggacatttgggctgatttctatatacttcttagtaaattggtcactagcttgcatttttcgttgtgttatccattatagcgacctctctcagattgtactgtactacctggaggctagcaaccctatttaGACTACCCAAAATCACACACACCCATACTCTGAAGACTGTACCCTGCAAGAGGACATGCACTGGTACCCTGACCAAACACTGGGTCTAGTACAAAGAACTTCTATTTAGGATGCCACCAGGAAGCCTCTATTATATTGGAAAGCTGGCCTGAACAAGCTTGTCCCCAGCACCCCAAAATGAACTTTGGGCCAAACTGAAACATGCATGATGCATTGCCAGACTAAGGAGACTCACCCAAACCCTTATTCAGGACATTTTCCCAATACAATAATAGAGTCTTCTCTCCCACTCAGTcctccctctgagttagtgtgagtcagCTCACAATTTCTTAAGGCTCTGGTTCACGCATGtgtgtcttagctcaagaaaaatggccccaaagcaaacttaatggagtagctcacaactttaatgccagtagctcacaaagtagaatttttgctcacaaaacttcagtttagagggagcattgctcccaTACTCTTACAATGACCTTGCAAGGTAATTTAGGCTGAAATACTGTGTGATTCCCGATCATACAGTAAGCCTTGTGTGTGATCTCCGTCTTTCAGCCTAAATTAtctcataaggttgttgtgaggataaagtgggaaGAGTATGTGCATGTACACATGTATGTAAAATccatctgggacttttcagtttagaaaatagaTGACTCAGGaggatctatcagtggctactagccatgatgccTTAAAGGAACCTCCATggtcagaggcagtaaacctctgaataccagtgccaggaggcagcatcaggggaaagcctcagcctcatgGTTAGTAGCCAgtgacagacctctcctccattaatCTGCCTAATCCtcctttgaagctgtctatatttCTGcagtcatcactacatcctctgggagcaaattccacattttaatcacattgagtcaagaagtatttccttttgcctatcctgaatctactgcatGTCAACTTCAATGCCtgctctcaagttctagtatttaggGAGAGGGAGAACAAATTCCCCCTTTGTTTCAAGGAGCCACTGTTTGGTCAGACACTGAAACCCTTTTTCCTATTGAACCACAGTCCTGATCTGATTTAGACCTACATGCACTTGGGAATTGACTTTCCAGCACAGAAC contains:
- the LIPT1 gene encoding lipoyltransferase 1, mitochondrial; this translates as MTIQSSLKKCFQLHYVLKIPAAGFKWAPKGGLILQSVSQDVYQNLALEDWIHDTLDLENRQILFLWRNSSAVVIGRHQNPWQECNLKMMRQKGIKLARRRSGGGTVYHDLGNINLTFFTTRKKYERMENLRLVVKALKSLRPQLDVQATARCDLLLNEIFKISGTAAKLGRTVAYHHCTLLCNTNKHILSSVLKSPYNGIKSNATPSVPALVKNLLEEDPTLTCEMLMDAIAEEYATHYHADNCITVINPADEKEFPGINNKAKELQAWEWIYGKTPKFSISKCLNIVDEQSCFDIKINMDIKNGKIETLDIDVPPQWLPPMMCCKLKDNLIGSKFCPSETTAAANALLRTCTDYKLYSKWNLLCEKVLTLM